The Osmerus eperlanus chromosome 12, fOsmEpe2.1, whole genome shotgun sequence genome has a segment encoding these proteins:
- the LOC134031621 gene encoding regulator of G-protein signaling 9-like, translating into LQLCRFTAPVPHLAVYSGMSDPPSASTPPLLPHTPACPSPISVAIDSTPGPEHRQAGGEAEGEARPGGVGGVSRTRVAISLGRLLRRGCTPSTVFASLSPKCPAPAGMTSRVQPISTARPSQAPPRRIANFFQIKVDIPPECRIYPIDSEDEDEESGPASRGGGVKEIICPWESLTPQDGTG; encoded by the exons ctacaGCTGTGCCGCTTCACTGCTCCCGTCCCCCACCTGGCCGTGTACTCAGGCATGAGTGACCCCCCGTCagccagcacccctcccctcctcccccacacccctgccTGTCCCTCTCCAATCAGTGTGGCCATAGACAGCACCCCTGGGCCGGAACACAGGCAGGCGGGGGGGGAGGCCGAGGGCGAGGCCAGgcctgggggggttgggggcgtGTCTCGAACCCGAGTGGCCATTTCATTGGGCCGCTTGCTTCGACGGGGTTGCACTCCATCCACTGTGTTTGCCAGCCTGTCTCCCAAATGTCCTGCCCCCGCTGGGATGACAAGCCGTGTCCAGCCAATCAGCACAGCCCGGCCGAGCCAGGCCCCACCCCGACGCATTGCTAA CTTCTTCCAGATCAAGGTGGACATCCCCCCTGAGTGTCGCATCTATCCCATCGACTctgaggacgaggacgaggagagtGGCCCGGCCTCCCGGGGAGGAGGAGTCAAAGAAATAATCTGTCCGTGGGAAAGCCTCACCCCCCAGGATGGCACTGGGTAA